The sequence aataacatttagcaTTTCTCTTCTTAGGAGCCAGTTATGTCTTTTATCCCTGAGAATATACTACTTTACtgttaaagtaaaaaagaaaCTACACATATATTACAAATTGCATAAACTGAACACCCTACTTAATACCCCCAATACTTGACATACTTGAGCGCAATATTAAAGCTGTTAGGTACGTTGGTACAGTGGGAACATTGTTTATTCTTGTACCTGAAGATTCtactatatacactataatacacatattaaattattacatttcCATCTTATATATGCATGTTATCAGGACTAGTGTCACATTGACCGGAAGTGGCTTCTAAAGATTTATAGTCTTTCAAGTAAAGACAGACGGATCTATGGGTAACCTTAGACATGCAGTCTGATTTCAAAGCCATAGTTAAATTGTAGCCTTACTTAAATATTGATACAACATATTGATGATATTTAATTGTTGAGAATGCATGCTGATAATGCTGGGTAGGAtctagtttttttaaattatttttaatatatatacaacAACCATAATTTAATGTTTGACATTGTTGCAAGGTCTATGAGTAACTGAGAAAGTCTGTGTTCTGTGGTGGTCTGGTGAAGCAATCATTTCTATGTGCCAGAATTCATATCAGATCAACTTCGCTTTACTTGTATGCATTTCATGCTGTGAACTTCTATGTATCCAGGACAATCCCAACTTCTTGCAAATGGAACCTAAAATAATGCAGGTTTTGTTGATGGAGAAAACAAATGAATTGGCCTTGTTGCCACATGGCACCCTCTGCCTTTCTCATGCACCAGCATGTAATGCGATACTTCTATGTACTTGCCTGTTGCTCAGACAAGGCAGGACAGCATTAACTGCAGTCACTCAATGCAGAGTTTACTCAACCTGTGCATGCACTGGCTGGATTGAGGCATGAGGCAGCGTATGCGCAGGTTGGTTAAACATTTTGGACAATGAAGTTTTAGTGCAAGAACCCCCTTAATCTGGACCTGAGCGGTGCAGTGGGTGGGTCAAACAACATCTGTTTATAAGAAGAATTTTTTGACCATACATAAAATGATGGAACATTCGGTACAATACTGCATGGGAATTATCATGCAGTTCAAAAGAAATAGCTGTGATCAAACCTACATGTAAGCATTAATACTATGGGGCATGTTATACTTTGTCTTTGTTATTTGATTGGTTATAGAGAGAATTGAGGCCTACAGATTGCTTTCGtctttcttctttttcatttTCTTGCAAAATGTTGCCACGCAGTATTTCCAGTCTCTCGCTGGTGCTTATGGAGTAAGGGGCAAACAGATAGTCATAAAGCAGACACGCAAAGATTGCTCCTGTTATGGGTCCCACCCAGAAAATCTGTTTTGtaggaaaaaagaaaagcaatGCTTTAAAAAAATTGAGCAAAGTTTTGAAGATATCTACCAACTTTCAACAATATGATATACAATATATCTGTCATGTTCACAGGAAAAACTACCTTAGTGTCTTCTAAACATGTATTGACTGTGATTGTTAAAGTGTATCTGATACACAGTGAAGACAGACATTTTGTGGCCTGAATAGATAGTCATGAAACTACAGACGATCCCTTTGGGTGTAGTGGAAGTAGTGACATTCCTGGACCTCAGATCACAGTGTTGTCACTAGTTACTAGAGAATTCATAATCTGCACTCTCACCAATATTGGTTGAACTCACAAAATGACTGACTTAACTTTTttaaacacctccatttttcttcCATCTCCACTTAATCTGGAATCTTATCGACACTTGTGGGCGTTGGCAACTGTTCAGTGGAAATCTGTTACAATTCTAGAGCAAATCTAAAAGATTTGTATTTCTCGTCATATAAAACCAAATTAAGATCAAGATCTCACGTTTACCTCAGTGGATCATGATACTTGACTAAATGCAGGTCCATTACTCAGTCCAATGTTATATTTTCCAGTGTTTAAATGAACGTATtggttaaaaagtaaaaaagcaaaataCTGCAACTAGAaatacgggcagcacggtggcttagtggttctgCCTcataacactggggtcatgaatttgattcctgactatgacattacctgtgtggagtttgtatgttctccctgtgtgtgtgcgtgggtttcctccaggtgctccgatttcctcccacactccagaaacttactagtaggttaattggttgttatcaaattgacccttgtctctctgtctgtgtgtgtgtgttagggaatttagactgtcagctacaatggggcagggactgatgtgaaagagttctttgtacagcgctgcggaattagtggtgctatataaatagatgctgatgatgatgaagtatgaaACTGGGCATGCCAGTTTGAAACTCAATGGTTGAACCTTGGACAAGTAACTTTTCCTTAAACCCATATACAAATGTAAACTCAGATAGGCAGTGAAATGCATTAAGAAATATCTGTGTACAGCAATGTGAATAATTATTCGTAAAACTGAAATACATATGATAAATAAAGATTCTAACTGTTCTGTAGACTCTACTACTCTATATTTACTAGTAAAATGTTGATCTTGTGCCATGTTATTTATAGGATGTTGTAGCCTGGTTCTTTAACAGTGATGTTGGTGTATCAGAAATGACTTTGGAGAAGTCCTACCAACAACTCATAACACTGGGAGAGTATAcaatttaaatattaatgttatCTTGATGTTATACTGTAAATGCCTTTATAGACTGATACAGACTCACTTAAGGGAGAACTTCCATATAGTTTTATTTACTTACAACACTTCCTCCCCCAAATAGTATAAATCCAATGGTCGGGTGACTGCATTTGCCTTATACTCAACCCAAATACTAACTTCTCAATATACTCTCCAGGCCTTAAAACCTAGAGACTTTACAAAGAGAGACAACAACACTGTGTGTTGGGTATCGAATGATTGGACAACACACCTACAGACCCCAAAAATCATAAAGAGGAATCTCACCCAGTGATGATCAAAGTTCCCTGTAATCAGTGCAGGACCAAAAGATCGTGCTGGGTTCATTGAGCATCCGGTGTAATATATCtagataggaaaaaaaaaatattatattaatgattaatataataatttggATGATCTTGTTACAGACTAGAGTGACTATACTGTGAATTGTGAAATGCTCCTATATTTTCACATTGCTTTTATTGTAAAGATCTGTGACAAATTGTTTCAACCAATTCTGACAACATTAATGCACGGTCGCCTTTTTGTAGGTTAACGGGTGTGAATTTCATATGTCTagcaataccatttgggtgaaGTCAGTGGAAACTCCTGAATGCCTTTTTATCATTTATGTGGaaaaacactattaaaatatCAGTACCTTCAAAAGTGTTTTGGACCACTTGCATCACAAAAAATGGTCCTGTGCTGGTTACttttcaataacaataatattagtgGCAAGGTCGGCTTATATGTAATTTGAAGCAATACATGCACTTTTTATCAATCAGTATTCACAAGCATTCTGAAATttataaaacatgtttattttaagaccttttaacaatgtaaaaattaaaacacTGTAACAAAAGTTTAAATGCAcaaattatatattacataccCCAAGTAAGTGTCCCAAAACAACTGAAAGGCCGATCGATATGGCCGGTGAACCAATGTTGTCCGCCCTCCGGCTATCCGTTGTGGCAAAGATGCAGAGGACCAGTTGTAATGTAAGGAAGATTTCAATGGCAAAAGCTTGTCCAGACGTCGTATTGTTGCTTGGCTGTTTAATTACATAGTTTAGTAATAGTAATGTATTggtttacattgtattttttaaacCTTTATGAACTAATAACAGCAAAACAACAGATGTTGATTAAGTGAAAATAGATACAGACAGatcataattacatttaattgttaGGTTCCTACTAAAAATATGCTTTAGGAATTTACATTCGTCGTTTGCCTTAGGGTTGTAGGAAACAGTTCTGTAACTAGGATACAAGCCTTTATGTATGCATAACTACAAAACAATGTAATTTAGCCTCtgaaacctttttaacatattcaatatactactCATCCGTGGAATATTATTTTAGTCAAAGTAGTGTATGTGCCCAGAGATGTTTACAGCTGTACAATAGTTCAATTCATCTTTAGTAATATTCCATAAAAAAATAATCTGAATGTAATAGTTTCCTTAAACAACAGTGAAAAACTAAACACTGAATGGAAGGAATTGTGGGTTGTTTTAGTCTACTTATTCTGTTTAATAAACATACCTGGTTCACTCCAAAACCTCCTCTGATGTCGGATGGGGCAAACTCGTAAAGTAAAGCAGCTCCTATCACTGCTCCCAGCATCTGGGCGGTCACATAAAAAAAGGTCTGTACAAGGGATATCCGGGCTCCAACAAGGAGTGCCACAGAAACAGCTGGGTTTAGGTGGGCGCCACTGATGTGGCCAACAGCTTGCACCATGGTGCCTATTCCCAAGCCAAAAGTGAAAGCTATCTGTAGAACAGTTGGAAGGGACGAAGACCATGTTAGAGTTGAACCCAggccaataaaaacaaataaaagagttCCCACCAGCTCTGCTAGAAAGGCCTTGAAATTGAACCCCGCACATAGCTCTTTAAGCATGAttacagaaacaaaaataaatctcTGCTAATGTTCAGCCTACTGTTCACTGGATGATTGAAGCACTTGTTAGGGATGAAGTTATATATTGCTTTGAACAACAGGAAACGTGCCAGGTTGTCCCAGAAAGAGGTGTGGTGCAGCTACCAGTCAGATAACATGGAAAATTTACTCCGCATGACATGCACTGGCAGCAATGTAGGCATCTAATTTATTGATGTGATTCACCTCCTGAAAGGTTTAAGTTCTGGGAATCAGCAGCCAGGAAATGTCCATTGTATGTgacattttaaagaaagctgccatttaaaaatacaatggcTGTACTCCAAGGGAAAGGCTCAATATGGATATTTTAAGCAACAAGTGatttcatttttcaaaaatcATTTGTATAATTCACTTTCTATCAGTTAATGGTTTCATGGAACAATTATTTTGAAAGGCGGTTTAAAATAGTTGGACACAGATGTAGTAAAGAGTAAAAATTAAAACAGATAAAAACAAGCGCTGAGGATGGTCAGGCTATATAATGAAGTCCAAACACAGTGAGAATAAATCAAATGAATATATGTAcactttattaatatacacataaaaaaccTCACTTATAAGCAATTCATAAAtccttatataaaatatatatatatatatatatatatatatatataaattctgaAGGTACTCATGTATGTTGTAATGGATCTAATATCATTCTAAGCTAACTGACTTTCACTGAATTCTAAATTTTACAGGAAGCATCGTGGACATTGCTTCAAGtgtatgtattaataaaattgtgTATATATTCTTTTGATTTATATCGTGGATCATGggaatgtacacactaatgtgatatcttaccaaacggtcgtttattgtgtgatctgcatgataattggaTATAAaaccagtagtgtgtacccaggttaacacctgccctgtagctggtgtaagagaTACAGCTAAAAGTCACaaacctaagagatgcccagagcttgaattggacgaatGTGCTTGCACTCAACCTCAGcacaccttactgtacattgcctacgtgcatccgCCCCTTCCCGCCCCCGTTCCACCTTTCAAGTCATAGGTAGTcacaagtgtcatttgcgtttggacatgaattagaTGCAGTTGGGTTCACTGGTTTAAGGCCTttatctgagcatgcgcagagtaatttaaCGCATATACGCCACGCACCGGGACTTGCATCCGAAGAGGAATCAGGCCCCAAGACTTTAATATACTGTGTTAGAATAATTAAGGAATAACTACATGATTGAGATTTTTGAGGGTAGATGTGAAAAGCTTATTTTATAACAGTGAAAACATAGTTTTAGTAATTTCAATATCACTGATGGATATAATgtaaaagaacataaaaaattgctaatttatttattttgtttttcacagtGTTCCCCCATTAGCCTAGTGCAGCACACAAATCATACTTCAGTAATGAGAAAGGTTAATTTAATTAATCTCACAGCtaaagtttt is a genomic window of Mixophyes fleayi isolate aMixFle1 chromosome 2, aMixFle1.hap1, whole genome shotgun sequence containing:
- the LOC142141043 gene encoding aquaporin-2-like, which codes for MLKELCAGFNFKAFLAELVGTLLFVFIGLGSTLTWSSSLPTVLQIAFTFGLGIGTMVQAVGHISGAHLNPAVSVALLVGARISLVQTFFYVTAQMLGAVIGAALLYEFAPSDIRGGFGVNQPSNNTTSGQAFAIEIFLTLQLVLCIFATTDSRRADNIGSPAISIGLSVVLGHLLGIYYTGCSMNPARSFGPALITGNFDHHWIFWVGPITGAIFACLLYDYLFAPYSISTSERLEILRGNILQENEKEERRKQSVGLNSLYNQSNNKDKV